Proteins from a single region of Dictyostelium discoideum AX4 chromosome 5 chromosome, whole genome shotgun sequence:
- a CDS encoding ankyrin repeat-containing protein (K homology  (KH), type 1 domain containing-protein): MDTTEQITSTTVTSSIPEENNTTTTTTTTTTTTTNTNSNNNIDEASNMNKEKAIENGGLLKAYAEQGNLEKVKHLIEVEKVSPNQPDLFGDSALHGASANGRISVIEYLLGKKSNPNIKNKVGSTPLHKAVTIDHSSIGLGVQMNLIRLLLKFGADPTIVNMAGLIPEQLATSIRVKEMLQGDQAVTILLPIPKVHHGKIIGRGGKNLKELRELTNTQIQLPESNVTDNKITIKGRKDDVEKARQMILDIVNPPKTPEEIEAEEKKRKEEEEADIEILNLTSIAKEKHSLIIGSQGKNIKYLRSHFNVKITIPPTNSSENNISIQGKSEDIDNAMKYINEILKKNNEIKNRNNNTNNNNNNNTNNSNNNSGNNNFSRPKPKIVK; encoded by the exons atggataCTACTGAACAAATTACCTCTACCACTGTTACTTCCTCCATTCCAGAAGAAaataatactactactactaccactactactaccactacaactacaaataccaacagtaataataatattgatgaaGCATCAAATatgaataaagaaaaagcaattgaaaatggtggATTATTAAAAGCATATGCTGAACAAGGTAATTTAGAAAAAgtaaaacatttaattgaAGTTGAAAAAGTTTCACCAAATCAACCAGATTTATTTGGTGATTCAGCTCTTCATGGTGCTTCTGCAAATGGTAGAATTT cTGTTATTGAATATTTACTTGGAAAGAAATCAAATCCAAATATTAAGAATAAAGTTGGATCAACACCATTACATAAAGCAGTTACAATTGATCATAGTTCAATTGGATTGGGAGttcaaatgaatttgataagattattattaaagtttGGAGCTGATCCAACCATTGTTAATATGGCAGGATTGATACCAGAGCAATTGGCAACTAGTATTCGTGTGAAGGAGATGCTACAAGGTGACCAGGCCGTGACTATCCTCTTGCCAATTCCAAAGGTTCATCATGGCAAAATCATTGGTCGTGGTGGCAAGAACTTAAAAGAGTTGAGAGAGCTCACCAATACTCAAATCCAATTGCCAGAATCCAACGTTACCGATAACAAAATCACAATTAAAGGTAGAAAAGATGATGTAGAGAAAGCTCGTCAAATGATATTGGATATCGTTAATCCACCAAAAACTCCAGAAGAGATTGAAGctgaagaaaagaaaagaaaggaAGAAGAGGAAGCCGATATTGAAATACTTAATCTCACCTCGATCGCCAAAGAAAAGCATAGTTTAATCATTGGTTCTCAAggtaaaaatatcaaatactTGCGTTCTCATTTCAAtgttaaaattacaattccACCAACAAATTCATCTGAAAATAATATCTCAATTCAAGGTAAATCTGAAGATATTGATAATGCAATGAAatatattaatgaaattttaaaaaaaaataatgaaattaaaaatagaaataataatactaataataataataataataatactaataatagtaataataatagcggtaataataatttttcaagaccaaaaccaaaaattgttaaataa
- a CDS encoding hypothetical protein (P11467 DG17 protein), translating to MSIIDIKFTINDFLLNQESLQNNNKYSCPICCEFIYKKSIYQCKSGHFACQGCWETSLKNKKECMICRIKVNLINDLSRCLVIEQFFSKEECFWCDKIVRLKSLQEHEYQWL from the exons ATGTCAATAATTGATATCAAATTTACaatcaatgattttttattaaatcaagaatcattacaaaataataataaatattcatgTCCAATTTGTTGTGAATTTATTTACAAGAAATCAATTTATCAATGTAAATCTGGCCATTTCGCATGTCAAGGATGTTGGGAaacatcattaaaaaataaaaaagaatgtaTGATTTGTAGAATTAAAGTAAATTTAATCAATGATTTATCAAGATGTTTAGTAATTGAACAGTTTTTTAGTAAAGAAGAAtgttttt GGTGTGATAAAATTGTTagattaaaatcattacaaGAACATGAATATCAATGGTTATAA
- the kif11 gene encoding kinesin family member 11 — translation MNENISVSVRARPFNEKEVKDKEHCLWQFGNNNTITSLPPPITQPVSSLPPISTPIKSSSSSSTSTSAGSLKTPLKTPLKTPLKTPLKTNSTTTNTTVPASPAPTSSLTSKFVSNSYTYDHLFPPTCDNYEVYDTVARELVKSAMEGYNASIMAYGITSSGKTFTMTGSGKKNPGIIPLSIQDIFTYIQECKEREFLLRVSYLEIYNETVNDLLGVNQENFNLKIHEHPVTGVYVAGLKEEIVLSVEHVLSLISAGEAHRHVGSTSYNLQSSRSHTIFKMIIESKEVLPEGSGSGGLESPVRYSTLNLIDLAGSEKASESTISAIRNKEGSYINKSLLTLGTVISKLSEKDTGYIPYRDSKLTRVLQNSLSGNSRVAIICTITLASNNFEESHNTLKFASRAKKISNNAKVNEILDDKALLKQYRNEIAELKSKLSDALSTEKELQETLTEKEKMKITNQELLHKLVDAEKHRSLLESKINNLNKLILVSTSVNNSASKGGSGSGNGNGSRSTFVSPSQNSHHHHGDLGSITPNSFSNLLLQSPSQNNNNNSHISPLSQSTSSLTIGGGSGNGFESNELIQIQSKMAKLELELEEKNKKIDFLTSFNQDSALEKIKQLEGELVQRDMDLGLYQRESTRLQTLLSHKDEKISSLESKLRDILLKFKQIDSENTSLKSKIQEYEVMY, via the coding sequence aTGAACGAGAATATATCGGTTAGCGTAAGAGCTAGACCATTTAATGAGAAAGAagttaaagataaagaacATTGCCTTTGGCaatttggaaataataatacaattacatcattaccaccaccaattacACAGCCAGTTTCTTCTTTACCACCAATTTCAACACCaataaaatcatcatcatcatcatcaacatcaacatcagcAGGATCATTAAAAACACCATTAAAAACACCATTAAAAACACCATTAAAAACaccattaaaaacaaatagcACCACTACCAATACAACAGTACCAGCATCACCAGCACCAACATCTTCATTAACATCAAAATTTGTATCAAATTCATATACATATGATCATCTTTTTCCACCAACATGTGATAATTATGAAGTGTATGATACGGTTGCAAGAGAATTAGTAAAGAGTGCAATGGAGGGTTATAATGCATCGATTATGGCATATGGTATCACTAGTAGTGGTAAAACCTTTACAATGACAGGTAGCGGTAAGAAGAATCCTGGTATTATTCCTCTATCAATTCAGGATATTTTCACGTATATTCAAGAGTGCAAAGAGCGTGAATTCCTTCTCAGAGTATCCTATTTAGAGATTTACAATGAGACTGTAAACGATTTGTTGGGTGTGAATCAAGagaatttcaatttaaaaatacacgAACATCCAGTCACAGGTGTTTACGTCGCCGGTTTAAAAGAAGAGATCGTTTTATCGGTTGAACATGTACTCTCATTAATATCAGCAGGTGAAGCACATAGACATGTCGGTAGTACATCATACAATTTACAATCATCACGTAGTCataccattttcaaaatgaTCATTGAAAGTAAAGAGGTTTTACCAGAGGggagtggtagtggtggtctAGAATCACCCGTTAGATATAGtacattgaatttaatagatTTAGCAGGTTCAGAGAAAGCATCAGAGTCAACAATTAGCGCAATTAGAAATAAAGAAGGttcatatattaataaatcattattgaCACTTGGTACTGTGATTTCAAAGTTATCAGAGAAAGATACTGGTTATATACCGTATCGTGATTCTAAATTAACTAGAGTCTTGCAAAATTCATTAAGTGGTAATTCTAGAGTTGCAATCATATGTACGATCACATTAGCATCAAACAATTTCGAAGAGTCTCACAATACATTAAAATTTGCAAGTAGAGCTAAAAAGATATCAAACAATGCCAAGGTTAATGAAATTCTTGATGATAAAgcattattaaaacaatataGAAATGAAATTGctgaattaaaatcaaaattatcagaTGCATTATCAACTGAAAAAGAATTACAAGAGACTCTaactgaaaaagaaaaaatgaaaataaccAATCAAGAATTGTTACATAAATTAGTTGATGCTGAAAAACATAGATCATTATTAGAATCaaagattaataatttaaataaattaattttagtttcAACTTCTGTTAATAATTCAGCTTCAAaaggtggtagtggtagtggtaatggtaatggtagtaGATCAACATTTGTTTCACCAAGTCAAAAtagtcatcatcatcatggAGATTTAGGTAGTATTACACCAAATTCATTTAGTAATTTATTACTTCAATCACCAAGtcaaaataacaacaacaattcaCATATTTCACCATTATCACAATCGACAAGTTCTTTAacaattggtggtggtagtggcaATGGTTTTGAAAGTAATGAACTCATTCAAATTCAAAGTAAAATGGCAAAATTAGAATTAGAACTTgaagaaaagaataaaaagaTTGATTTCCTAACATCATTTAATCAAGATAGTGCATTAGagaaaattaaacaattagaaGGTGAATTGGTACAACGTGATATGGATTTGGGTTTATATCAAAGAGAATCAACTCGTCTTCAAACTTTACTCTCTCATAAAGATGAGAAAATTAGTTCTTTAGAATCTAAATTACgtgatattttattaaaatttaaacaaattgatTCTGAAAATActtcattaaaatcaaaaatccAAGAATATGAAGttatgtattaa
- a CDS encoding C2 calcium-dependent membrane targeting domain-containing protein, with amino-acid sequence MGTFEVKIIEIKNLSIKNGNGYIPKNIKLKIGNGRIGNWVKTNSKTYNNNGTVAINCQVNIKYKPKYPSLIIKIIEDGFLGEIMGECKVDLSNLYNQINNYLEKQPPIQNQLQFSTSHHLCIPIIPSTLIPLYNYNNYNYNNNNYNSNNYNNTNNNISINSNNNNSNNNNNNNNNTITNKTPKEFYNPFPVQNNNNNNNNNNNIFSSTTYYGEVHLHIVYKKKSIYSDSSSENINQKDFEPMQVDSDFDSNNNDNITNDNTTYDYLNNNNVPPTTTTTTTTTTTTTTTSSINNLNNNTQSAQPKRKNSLVRNSQKLRDVIKSIKNSNIFQNQVDNTNTNPFLSNNNSNNNNNNNNNNNSNSNNNNNNNNSSSNSNNNNNNNIQHQSNEHYSIRLPNSPPLLSSPLLSIDNGKDNDFYYINNENSNNINNNNNNNNNNNNNNNNNININQQRIRQEEQLLQKQKPSNQEKSVLVQEFNNFLIREQYKNSYNNLQQHHYHQHQQQSIVDKLHLVVVECTGFQNNDGTSPPPPPVTIGCKVKVGLQDTKKETQLKSSNQLYWKQYFEIPLTNPMQRFSLNTQNLIFYFHDYSLNNNNNNGADQQQQQTPTSIIIAESKEFDLFEIEREKILELWIPVTILESQQSRFNSNNNLNNLNNLNNNNQCKIHILLKYETGYLSPSEASELLFLSLCAGDRYLNDSLLRMKSLNLDSTFKEKHSEFECPTILTKACKQGNQRVVKQLLELGCSINQTDSEGFSPLMKCIQYDGVFQPVSNNFPIIKLLLEYGADPKIKSKNGADSAFTLCNSWEMKEFLQTSLENRFYQIKFNHCSNCGFIDFPICFENVIKSLRVGNGNCRCKPTLFCLSCNKTLKDANDEKIGFISNFELINIYQQYHHQQQQPHQHQQSSSSNFNTFIQQCSICNSFGFNSNGFDSFKSQFNSDFQDISIVQDNSLLHLPHCTIPNLTFTKSILNSIQIDNLLYYLLLKKTINPYRPQYNNYQQQPQQQQQNQLFSSILSNNNNIISPQFSLSSSSSSSSSLQFTLPIIPLSINNLPQEIIQNILNQLNDIRDLNNCSQVSSSFYRVCSDQIFWKTKFLKSSFDHSLLISNSSENNDNNNNNNNNNNNNNNNNNNNQQQIIYQILLNSNWFLNCNKDFKSLWVHYSDLKEWIRNLLLEESFKPRYTMNILPSSGNLLVELTLTATKYLFNKDGVSFNFDNKFKLLLEFSKTRSISSIKIEALNQKPSIIHDLCNLLSISPQLTTQQSGKLSTVIMDDLESHDGTVSIHLSLQPKAIQKWVNTYLGHPIPGLHSFLMIRDDVGGSIILDFYYYDIENLILN; translated from the exons atggGTACTTTTGaagttaaaattattgaaattaaaaatttatcaattaaaaatg gaAATGGATATATtcctaaaaatattaaattaaagattGGAAATGGTAGAATTGGAAATTGGgttaaaacaaattcaaaaacttataataataatggaacaGTTGCAATTAATTGTCAAGTAAACATTAAATATAAACCCAAATATCCAAGtttaatcattaaaataattgaagaTGGATTTTTAGGTGAAATAATGGGTGAATGTAAAGTTGATCTTTCGAATCTATATAAtcaaatcaataattatttagaGAAACAACCaccaattcaaaatcaattacaattttcaaCAAGTCATCATTTATGTATTCCCATTATTCCTTCAACTTTAATTCCactttataattataataattataattataataataataattacaatagtaataattataataatactaataataatataagtatcaatagtaataataataatagtaataataataataataataataataatacaataacaaataaaacacCAAAAGAATTCTATAATCCATTTCCagttcaaaataataataataataataataacaataataatatttttagttCAACTACTTATTATGGTGAAGTTCATTTACATATTgtatataaaaagaaatcaatttaCTCAGATTCATCTTCTGAAAATATAAACCAAAAAGATTTTGAACCAATGCAAGTTGATAGTGATtttgatagtaataataatgataacatAACAAATGATAACACTACTTATGATTatcttaataataacaatgtaccaccaacaacaacaactactaccacaacaaccacaacaaccacaacaacttctagtataaataatttaaataacaatacaCAATCAGCACAACCTAAAAGAAAGAATTCATTAGTTAGAAATTCTCAAAAACTTAGAGATGTTATAAagtcaattaaaaattcaaatatatttcaaaatcaagtTGACAACACAAATACTAATCCTTTtttaagtaataataatagcaacaacaacaacaacaacaacaacaacaataatagtaacagtaataataataataacaacaacaatagtagtagtaacagtaataataataataataataatatacagCATCAATCAAATGAACATTATTCAATTAGATTACCAAATAGtccaccattattatcatcaccattattatcaattgataatggaaaagataatgatttttattatataaacaatgaaaatagtaataatattaataataataataataataataataataataataacaataataataataatattaatattaatcaaCAAAGAATACGCCAAGAAgaacaattattacaaaaacaaaaaccatCAAATCAAGAAAAATCAGTATTGGTacaagaatttaataattttttaatcagagaacaatataaaaattcatataataatttacaacaacaccattatcatcaacatcaacaacaatcaatagTTGATAAATTACATTTGGTTGTAGTTGAATGCACAGgttttcaaaataatgatggtacttcaccaccaccaccaccagttACAATTGGTTGTAAAGTTAAAGTTGGTTTACAAGatacaaaaaaagaaacccaATTAAAGAGTTCGAATCAATTATATTGGAAacaatattttgaaattccGTTAACAAATCCAATGCAAagattttcattaaatactcaaaatttaattttttattttcatgattatagtttaaataataataataacaatggtgctgatcagcaacaacaacaaactccAACAAGTATAATTATAGCGGAATCAaaagaatttgatttatttgaaattgaaagagAAAAGATATTAGAACTTTGGATACCTGTAACAATATTAGAATCACAACAATCTAgatttaatagtaataataatttaaataatttaaataatttaaataataataatcaatgtAAAAttcatatattattaaaatatgaaaCAGGTTATCTTTCACCATCAGAAGCatcagaattattatttctatcatTATGCGCAGGTGAtagatatttaaatgattcattGTTGAGGatgaaatcattaaatttagattCAACGTTTAAAGAGAAACATTCAGAATTTGAATGTCCAACCATATTGACAAAAGCATGTAAACAAGGTAATCAAAGAGTggttaaacaattattagaattGGGTTGTTCAATTAATCAAACTGATAGTGAAGGATTTTCACCATTAATGAAATGTATACAATATGATGGTGTATTTCAACCAGTTTCAAACAATTTCCCAATAATAAAGTTACTCTTGGAATATGGAGCCGATCCAAAAATTAAGAGTAAAAATGGTGCAGATTCTGCATTCACACTTTGTAATTCTTGGGAAATGAAAGAATTCTTACAAACTTCACTAGAGAATAGATTCtatcaaattaaattcaatcattGTTCAAATTGTGGTTTCATTGATTTTCcaatttgttttgaaaatgttattaaatcattacgtgttggtaatggtaattgtAGATGTAAACCAACTTTATTCTGTTTATCTTgtaataaaactttaaaagatgctaatgatgaaaaaattggtttcatttcaaattttgaattaattaatatttatcaacaatatcatcatcaacaacaacaaccacatcaacatcaacaatcatcatcatcaaattttaatacattTATTCAACAATGTTCAATTTGTAATTCATTtggatttaattcaaatggtTTTGATAGTTTCAAATCACAATTTAATTCAGATTTTCAAGATATTTCAATTGTTCAAGATAATTCATTACTTCATTTACCTCATTGTACAATTCCAAATTTAACATttacaaaatcaattttaaattcaattcaaattgataatttattatattatttattattaaagaaaacaATTAATCCATATCGTCctcaatataataattatcaacaacaaccacaacagcaacaacaaaatcaattattttcttcaattttatcaaataataataatataatatcaccacaattttcattatcatcatcatcttcatcatcttcatcattacaATTTACTTTACCAATAataccattatcaattaataatttaccacaagaaattattcaaaatatattaaatcaattaaatgatattagagatttaaataattgcaGTCAAGTTTCATCAAGTTTTTATAGAGTTTGTTCTGATCAAATATTTTGGaaaactaaatttttaaaatcttcatTTGAtcattctttattaatttcaaattcatctgaaaataatgataataataataataataataataataataataataataataataataataataataatcaacaacaaataatttatcaaatattattaaatagtaattggtttttaaattgtaataaagattttaaatcacTTTGGGTACATTATAGTGATTTAAAAGAATGGAttagaaatttattattagaagaATCATTTAAACCACGTTATACAATGAATATTTTACCATCAAGTGGTAATTTATTAGTAGAGTTAACTTTAACTGCaactaaatatttatttaataaggATGgtgtttcatttaattttgataataaatttaaattattattagaattttcAAAGACTCGTTCAATTTCaagtattaaaattgaagcattaaatcaaaaaccaTCAATAATTCATGATCTTTGTAATTTACTTTCAATCTCTCCACAATTGACAACTCAACAAAGTGGTAAATTATCAACTGTAATAATGGATGATTTGGAATCTCATGATGGCACTGTTTCAATCCATTTATCATTACAACCAAAAGCAATTCAAAAATGGGTAAACACTTATCTTGGTCATCCTATACCTGGTTTGCATTCCTTTTTAATGATTAGAGATGATGTTGGTGGTAGtataattttagatttttattattatgatattgaaaatttaattttaaattaa
- the rpb6 gene encoding RNA polymerase I core subunit, translating to MADFEGGGDDGGYEEFDEGGGFEEEYVEETETTEAYTDIIDPSADANTAEAGRIPNHLRKTTRYMTKYERARLLGSRALQISMNAPIMVELEGETDPLQIAWKELRAKKIPLIIRRFLPNGMYEDWSVDELSI from the exons atggcaGATTTTgaaggtggtggtgatgatggtggttaTGAAGAGTTTGATGAGGGAGGTGGTTTTGAAGAGGAATATGTTGAAGAAACAGAAACAACAGAGGCATATACAGATATTATTGATCCTTCAGCAGATGCAAATACAGCAGAAGCAGGTAGAATTCCAAATCACCTtagaaaaacaacaagatACATGACAAAATACGAAAGAGCTAGATTACTTGGTTCAAGAGCATTACAAATTAGTATGAATGCACCAATCATGGTAGAATTAGAAGGTGAAACTGATCCATTACAAATTGCTTGGAAAGAATTAAGAGCAAAGAAAATTCCATTAATTATTAGAAg ATTCCTTCCAAATGGAATGTACGAAGATTGGAGTGTAGATGAActttcaatttaa